Proteins encoded in a region of the Zea mays cultivar B73 chromosome 2, Zm-B73-REFERENCE-NAM-5.0, whole genome shotgun sequence genome:
- the LOC100193442 gene encoding putative YABBY domain transcription factor family protein isoform X1: MMSSAPEETLFNLDQQQPPPAEQEQICYVHCSYCDTILAVGVPCSSLFQTVTVRCGHCSNLLYVNLRALLLPAAAANNQLPPFGQPLLSPTSPHGLLAPSLPGAEPPSACVSGVTSINNTCGGNTTTSSAMSSMAPPPAKHALQEAQQLPRTAASVNRTSEKRQRVPSAYNRFIKDEIQRIKASNPDITHREAFSAAAKNWAHFPHIHFGLMPDQGLKKNPMQNQEGAECMLFMDGLYASMGFSPF; this comes from the exons ATGATGTCGTCGGCGCCGGAGGAGACGCTGTTCAACCTGGACCAGCAGCAGCCTCCGCCGGCGGAGCAGGAGCAGATCTGCTACGTGCACTGCAGCTACTGCGACACCATCCTCGCG GTGGGCGTGCCGTGCAGCAGCTTGTTCCAGACAGTCACCGTGCGGTGCGGCCACTGCTCCAACCTGCTCTACGTCAACCTCCGCGCCCTCCTGctgccggcggcggcggccaatAACCAGCTACCACCCTTCGGCCAGCCTCTCCTCTCCCCCACCTCCCCGCACGGTCTACTT GCGCCGAGCCTGCCGGGTGCTGAACCGCCGAGCGCTTGCGTGAGCGGCGTCACGAGCATCAACAACACGTGCGGTGGCAACACCACCACGTCGTCGGCCATGTCGTCCATGGCGCCGCCACCGGCCAAACATGCACTGCAGGAGGCGCAGCAGCTGCCCAGGACCGCAGCGTCGGTGAACAGAA CTTCAGAGAAGCGGCAGAGAGTTCCTTCCGCGTACAACCGTTTCATCAA AGATGAAATCCAGCGCATCAAGGCCAGCAATCCGGACATCACTCACAGGGAAGCTTTCAGCGCGGCTGCCAAGAAT TGGGCCCATTTCCCCCACATCCATTTCGGCCTCATGCCCGATCAGGGCTTGAAGAAGAACCCTATGCAAAATCAG GAGGGAGCTGAGTGCATGCTTTTCATGGACGGTCTCTACGCCAGCATGGGCTTTTCTCCATTCTGA
- the LOC100193442 gene encoding putative YABBY domain transcription factor family protein produces MMSSAPEETLFNLDQQQPPPAEQEQICYVHCSYCDTILAVGVPCSSLFQTVTVRCGHCSNLLYVNLRALLLPAAAANNQLPPFGQPLLSPTSPHGLLDAEAMSFQAPSLPGAEPPSACVSGVTSINNTCGGNTTTSSAMSSMAPPPAKHALQEAQQLPRTAASVNRTSEKRQRVPSAYNRFIKDEIQRIKASNPDITHREAFSAAAKNWAHFPHIHFGLMPDQGLKKNPMQNQEGAECMLFMDGLYASMGFSPF; encoded by the exons ATGATGTCGTCGGCGCCGGAGGAGACGCTGTTCAACCTGGACCAGCAGCAGCCTCCGCCGGCGGAGCAGGAGCAGATCTGCTACGTGCACTGCAGCTACTGCGACACCATCCTCGCG GTGGGCGTGCCGTGCAGCAGCTTGTTCCAGACAGTCACCGTGCGGTGCGGCCACTGCTCCAACCTGCTCTACGTCAACCTCCGCGCCCTCCTGctgccggcggcggcggccaatAACCAGCTACCACCCTTCGGCCAGCCTCTCCTCTCCCCCACCTCCCCGCACGGTCTACTT GACGCTGAGGCGATGTCGTTCCAGGCGCCGAGCCTGCCGGGTGCTGAACCGCCGAGCGCTTGCGTGAGCGGCGTCACGAGCATCAACAACACGTGCGGTGGCAACACCACCACGTCGTCGGCCATGTCGTCCATGGCGCCGCCACCGGCCAAACATGCACTGCAGGAGGCGCAGCAGCTGCCCAGGACCGCAGCGTCGGTGAACAGAA CTTCAGAGAAGCGGCAGAGAGTTCCTTCCGCGTACAACCGTTTCATCAA AGATGAAATCCAGCGCATCAAGGCCAGCAATCCGGACATCACTCACAGGGAAGCTTTCAGCGCGGCTGCCAAGAAT TGGGCCCATTTCCCCCACATCCATTTCGGCCTCATGCCCGATCAGGGCTTGAAGAAGAACCCTATGCAAAATCAG GAGGGAGCTGAGTGCATGCTTTTCATGGACGGTCTCTACGCCAGCATGGGCTTTTCTCCATTCTGA